The DNA region CGGAGAGACTCTTCCCATCCTCTCTCCTCGGCTCTCCACTCCGACGGTTCCTCTTGGATTGAAGCGGTGCCCCTCGAAAGATACCTGAGAGCTGTCTGTAATGCAGCGGTATCGCGGGACTCAAATGACGATGAGCCTTCTTGCAATAAGAATGCCAGAAGACTCCTCTCATGCCGGTTTGTTCGGTTTTCTTATCTGCCGGGTAACCCGAAGAGGTCTCTTCAGGAACCCGCTTCGCCTTCGATCTCCTTCTCCGCCTTCATCTTGAGAAGAGAGATCTTTTCGTCTCGACCGGCCTCTCCCCTCTCCATCTGGCAGTTTCCCTCAAATACGGCTCCTTCCGAGATGACCAGTACGGGGGTCTTGATGTCCCCGAGGACCTTGCCAGGGGGGTGGATCTCGACACGGCTTGCGGCGGTGCTGCTGCCCGTCAACTTTCCGTTGACGATCAGGTTCTTCACGTTGATCTGGGCGTTGACCTCCCCCGTCTCTCCGATGATCAGGGAATCGCCGGCCGAGATCTCTCCGTCGAACTTCCCGTCGAGCCGGAACATCCCTTCAAATCTT from Deltaproteobacteria bacterium includes:
- a CDS encoding polymer-forming cytoskeletal protein encodes the protein MIGGKDHKGMPRTEEVNAFLGKGTSFEGKIRFEGMFRLDGKFDGEISAGDSLIIGETGEVNAQINVKNLIVNGKLTGSSTAASRVEIHPPGKVLGDIKTPVLVISEGAVFEGNCQMERGEAGRDEKISLLKMKAEKEIEGEAGS